The genomic window AGATTTAGTATATGGATGAAGTGGATTGTTCATAATCTCACTAGTTTTACCAACTTCTAAAATTCTTCCCTTATTCATAACTGCAATTCTGTCAGAAATATATTCAACCATTCTTAAGTCATGAGCGATAAAAAGAATTGTTAAGTTGTATTTATCTTTAAGATCATTAAAGATATTAACAACTTGTGCTTGAATTGAAACGTCAAGAGCAGAAATAGGTTCATCGGCAACAAGCAATTGTGGTCTAAGAACTACAGCTCTAGAAATTCCAATTCTTTGTTGCTGTCCACCAGAAAATTCTAATGGATAACGTGGTAAAACCGATTCGTCAAGACCAACAGATTTAAGAATTTCAACAACCAAAATTCTTTTACATTGATTTTCGGTTAATTTTGAAAGTTCTTCTCTTTGGGTTTTTAACTCTTTAAGAGTTTCAACAGCTTTTTCTAAGCCTTTAGTATTAGAAATATCATCTAAGAAATCGACATAAAATGCATCAAAAGCAACATTTTCATTTGTAGCAATTTTATTGTTTAATTTATCTAAATATTCACCATAAAATTGTGGATATTTTTTTTCGTTAATTAAATCATAAACTTGCTTTTGAAATTCTTGATCTTTATTATATAAATATATTTCTTTAGAATTTTTTGTATTTGTAAGTCCCTCAGAAACCACACTTTCAACATTAATATGTGGATTTAAACTGTTAGCAGGATCTTGAAAAATCATTTGAACTTTATTCACCAAAAAGTTAACAACTTCATTATACTCTTTAAGTTTTTTACCGAATTTAAGTCCTCTAGTTAATTTATTAGGAATTTTTCTACCTAATAATTTAATTTCACCAAAACTGTAAGGAACTAATCCTACAAGTGCTTTACCGATTGTACTTTTACCCGAACCAGATTCACCAACTAAACCTAAAACTTCACCTTTATAAATATTTAAGTTTAAATCTACCACAGCTCTAAAAGCTTTTGAACCACGTCCATAAGTAATATCAACGTTTCTTAATGTAACTAACTCTTCTTGGTTTGAATTGTTTTTTAACATCTCTTCAACACCTTTAGTTTGTTGACGAGTTGTTGTATAAGTGATTAAACCAAATTTCTTTACTTTTTCTTCATAAACATTACTCATAATTATTTATCCTTTTTATTTAGATAATTAGTTCACATTTGTTGAATTAATTTTGGTGGTTGGTAACTTTCAGCACGTTCATCAAGTAAGGCTGATTTAACTCTATGTGTTTCAGATTTGTAATAAAATTTTGATTCTTCAATAAAGTCAATTCCTAAAGCATAATCATTTCTAACTGCAAAAGCTTCACCTACAATATTGTTTAAGTTTGAAGGAACACTACCACGAATTGTTGAAAGCCTTTTTTCTTTATTAATATCTGGCATACTTAAAATAAGTCCTCAAGTATATGGGTGTTGCGGATATTCTAAAATCTCTCTAGCTGTACCTTCTTCGATGATTTGACCTGCATACATAATAGAAATGTAGTCAGCCATTGAAGCGACAACACCAATATCGTGAGTAATAAAGACTATTGAAAGTTTAAGTTTATTTTGTAATTCTTTAATAATATCTAACACTAAAGCTTGGACGGTTGGATCAAGAGCAGTTGTAGGTTCATCCATAACTAAAATTTTAGGTTCAAGTGCAACTATAGCTGCTATAACAACTCTTTGAATCATTCCACCACTCATTTCATGAGGGTAAAGTTTCATAACTGCCTCTGGATCATTAATTTTAGTCATTCTTAGAAATTCAACTGCACGTTGGTAAGCTTCTTTACGGTTTTTTACTACCTTATTAAGTAGCATCCCTTCCATGATTTGTTCACCTACTTTCATAGTAGGATTTAATGTTGACATTGGATTTTGGAATACAGCAGAAACAACTGTTCCACGATAATGTGAACGTTCTCATTGTTTTGGAGTGAATTTTTCAACATTATGATTGTAAAGTTTTACTTCACCAGAATCGATTACCGCATTATCACCAGTAAGACCATAAAGTAAACTTGTAATAACTGATTTACCCGAACCAGATTCACCAATAATTGCATGAACTTTTCCTTCATAAATTTTAAGGGAAGGTCCACGTAAAACTTTGTTTTTTTCTCCTGGACGAGCTGGATTAAGGAAAGAGAGATGAATATCTTTAATTTCAGCTGCTATTTTTAATTTTGTTCCATCACTAAATTCTTGATACTCTGCTTGACTATAAAATTCTTCAAGATTAATATTTTTACTATTTCTGAAGTTTTTTAAGTTTTTAACAGTTAAATTATTTTTTAATTCTTGAATTTTATTAATTATTTTTTTATTCATAAAAACCTATCTTTGTCTTCTAAGAGCATCTTGAATATTTGAACCTATTAATTGAACACAGGTTGTGATTAAAATTAAGAATGAAGATGGAACAAAAACATATCTTAAATATGTAGGGAAAACTTTTTGCCCTTCAGAAATCAAGTTTCCTAAAGTAGGAACGTCATCAATTGCTAAACCAATGAAAGCTAAACTGGTTTCAGAAAGAATAACTCCAGGGATTGAGAAAACAAGTTGAGTGATTAAAATAGGTAAAATAACAGGAATGTAATTTTTAAGTATTTTATAAGTAGGTGTACCAAGAACTTTAGATGCACTTACTCATTCAAAATATTTTGCTCTTTTAACTTGTGCTCTGATTTGGTTAGCCATTCCACTTCAGGATGTTAATGAAAGTGAAAATACAATAACTCAGAAACTTGGTGAAACAATAATTGTCATTAAAATAAGAATAATAATTGTAGGAACAACTGAAATAATTTTAATTATAAAGGTCATTATTTTGTCGAATAATTCAAATTGACCCATCATAATTCCGATTGTTAAACCAATAGCTACTTCTATAAAAGTACATACAATTGCAAGAGCAAGTGAATAACGAAGACCTCATCAAAGTCTAGCTCAATAATCTCTTCCGATATCGTCAGTTCCTAAAATATGGTAAATTCCGTGATCATCAGTTTGATTAAAAATTAAGTTTTTAGCATCAGTGTATGAAGCATTAGGATCTTGAGTTGTAAATGGGATTATTAATGATAATAAAATCATCATAAAAATAGTAATAACAGCAAAAATTCCGCCAAAACCATGTGCAAAACGGTAAATGAATTCCTTAAAAATTTTTGTTTGAGCTCCAAGATGTAAATCATTATGATAATCAAAAGTTTTTCCTATTATTTTTCATGCTTGATATTCAAATGGTTTAGTTATTGGATTAGGAGCAAGATCTTTGTTCATGGTATTAGTAGGACCAAGATCTTGACGATGTTTTATTTTTTCAAATCATTTATCAAATCTTTTATTTGCCATAACTATTTACCTCTTCTTCTAATTCTTGGGTCAATAACTTCATAAAGAATATCACGAGTAGCATATGAAAGAATTGTAAGAATTGCGAACATAACAATTAAGAATAAAATAACATTATAGTCTTTAGTTTGAATAGCTTGTAATAAAGTAGCACCTGAACCAGAGATAAAGAAGATTTGTTCAATAAAAATACTTCCGATAAATGAACCAAATATAACAGCAGGGAAGAAAGTAGCGATTGGGAAAAGTGAAGGTTTAAGAGCATGTTTTC from Mycoplasma anserisalpingitidis includes these protein-coding regions:
- a CDS encoding ABC transporter ATP-binding protein; translation: MSNVYEEKVKKFGLITYTTTRQQTKGVEEMLKNNSNQEELVTLRNVDITYGRGSKAFRAVVDLNLNIYKGEVLGLVGESGSGKSTIGKALVGLVPYSFGEIKLLGRKIPNKLTRGLKFGKKLKEYNEVVNFLVNKVQMIFQDPANSLNPHINVESVVSEGLTNTKNSKEIYLYNKDQEFQKQVYDLINEKKYPQFYGEYLDKLNNKIATNENVAFDAFYVDFLDDISNTKGLEKAVETLKELKTQREELSKLTENQCKRILVVEILKSVGLDESVLPRYPLEFSGGQQQRIGISRAVVLRPQLLVADEPISALDVSIQAQVVNIFNDLKDKYNLTILFIAHDLRMVEYISDRIAVMNKGRILEVGKTSEIMNNPLHPYTKSLLEAVPSIHGDKGSLLGYQYDINIHNYSETNQPEWLKVNDDHFILATNQELNNWKKGKYE
- a CDS encoding ABC transporter ATP-binding protein — encoded protein: MNKKIINKIQELKNNLTVKNLKNFRNSKNINLEEFYSQAEYQEFSDGTKLKIAAEIKDIHLSFLNPARPGEKNKVLRGPSLKIYEGKVHAIIGESGSGKSVITSLLYGLTGDNAVIDSGEVKLYNHNVEKFTPKQWERSHYRGTVVSAVFQNPMSTLNPTMKVGEQIMEGMLLNKVVKNRKEAYQRAVEFLRMTKINDPEAVMKLYPHEMSGGMIQRVVIAAIVALEPKILVMDEPTTALDPTVQALVLDIIKELQNKLKLSIVFITHDIGVVASMADYISIMYAGQIIEEGTAREILEYPQHPYTWGLILSMPDINKEKRLSTIRGSVPSNLNNIVGEAFAVRNDYALGIDFIEESKFYYKSETHRVKSALLDERAESYQPPKLIQQMWTNYLNKKDK
- a CDS encoding ABC transporter permease, translating into MANKRFDKWFEKIKHRQDLGPTNTMNKDLAPNPITKPFEYQAWKIIGKTFDYHNDLHLGAQTKIFKEFIYRFAHGFGGIFAVITIFMMILLSLIIPFTTQDPNASYTDAKNLIFNQTDDHGIYHILGTDDIGRDYWARLWWGLRYSLALAIVCTFIEVAIGLTIGIMMGQFELFDKIMTFIIKIISVVPTIIILILMTIIVSPSFWVIVFSLSLTSWSGMANQIRAQVKRAKYFEWVSASKVLGTPTYKILKNYIPVILPILITQLVFSIPGVILSETSLAFIGLAIDDVPTLGNLISEGQKVFPTYLRYVFVPSSFLILITTCVQLIGSNIQDALRRQR